The window ATTAGTTGATATCCTAACAAAAGGGCTGAACAGTTCAATGTTTCACGATCTTGTATTCAAGTTGGGAATGGAAGACATCTATTCCTCAGCTTGAAGGGGAGTGTTGAGctgtaaatagaataggagaattattttcctattatgttagtttcctatttttgtaaatagatacttttatgatttaggaataagttagtttcttattatgtctcttgtttcctatttcttctcttgtaatctcctatataaactgtgtgtatagtcaatctaatatacagaatttattatttttcatcccatatgtcgtgtcattattttatatctagtgttttatttttaattagtctacatatttgtataattattttttaaaatgacccttaaaaaacaagtgaaaataattaaaaaatattctctaaaaacaccttgttttctatttttaagaacagaaaatagaaaacattttttttattgtcaaatgtgttttcctatttttttgttttaaagaacagAAAACTATTATTGAGAACAATTGCCAAACAGTCCCCAAGTCATAATGAGGTTGTCCCCTCAACAGTATTGGAAGAATTGTCAATTGGAAACAAGCTTTCCTGTTATTTTCCCAACCCTCATTGCAAAAGCAGATATTAACTTGGAGAAAATGCTTTGATATGGAGCAACACAATAAAATTATCTTCACCCACTTAATTAGAGGATCAAAGTTCAGAAAGTTTAATGGATTATCAATGAAAAACGGTTCAAAGAGAATTGAACTTACAACAGTAGGTCATTCAAGTTCTAAGAAGTTTTAGGTTGCATAGATAAAGAATGGAAGGAGAAAAGAGATTAGAGTTAAGAAAGCTACATTTTAGGTTAGAAAAGCAGAAAAGTCTGGCTGCTAGTGGGTTGAAATCATGATTATAACAACAAGAAGAAACTAAGTAATCAACCATATAATAATGAAACCAAAATGCTTAATCATTAGTCAAATTCTAGTCTCATTTTGGTGTGTGTGGCCTTCACACTAATTTAAAGTTCCTAAATGGCTGGTTTGCACCTTGCAATCacttaaattattctaaaaaagaaaactttaagaaaaatatatataagtttacaAAAATAAAGCTTCTTCTAAGTAAGAAATTtccagaaaattaaattttttatatttgaaacaGTACTAAACTGGATCCAAAAAGAAATAGCCCCGTAGTTAAACCACTGCTAACCTAAATAAAAACAGGTAAATTTCCTTTATACCCCTTGTACCTTGCCTCAGTGTACTTAAAAAACCCTTTCTGTTCTAAAAACTATACTGAGAGAGAGAGCAAGGGAGAGATGATTGTCAAAACCTGTAAATTGCCATCATGTCACTTCTACTATCTTCAGCTTGAGTACTTGTTGCTGTAGGATCTATTCTGTCATCTATGAAACTATCATCATATGAATTGTTGTTCTGGTCATCTTCCTCATCATCAGATACTTCAGCTTCTGAAGATACCCTGATCACAACAAATTGCAAACAATTCAGCATCATAAAAACATCACAAAGACCCTGACTTAGAATTTTTCACTGACTTGTCAAGCAGTTTAACTTAGaatttctcatttcattttgtttctctAGCTAACAGAACCCTATTTCCATTATTCCAGAACCAAGTTTATACATGGAAGAGAGGAATAAGAAAAAAGGTGTCCATTGACAACATGTAAATTGTCATTGATCAACCAAGCATGTACATACTCAGCTTCCTCTTCAATAAATGCTCTGACATTGTCAACTGGCTTTTGTTTACCTGAAGGCACCAAAAGATGCCAAGTATCAGTAAAGAGTTCATAAAAGACAATCGGTTCCTAAACAACTCCCAATGCTGAGAACTTTCAGTTCAGGTCTTCACTTAAATAAGAAATGAAGCATAAAACTTAGAATTCAATCATTCAGAAAAGCGCTGGAAAGAAAAGAGCAACCACATGTAACAATAGTGTTAAAAGCTTAAAGATGCACATTGAGACAGAAGTTCAAGTTACCTCTGTTATGCTTATTTCTGATAGGAATAATACTAGAAGTTTCGGCAAGGTTTCCTGAAGGGTCAATAGAATTTTCTTTCATGCTCTTCATATTCCTCCTTTGGCCAGTGTCCCCATATTTGCGCAACCTTTTAAACTTCCTTTCCTGCTTGACACTTGCTGACTTGTCTCCAGAGCTTAGATGCCAGTCTTTGCTACAACTATTGTTTGTCAGATTTGCCAAGGGAGTTTTGACTTCCTCAACAATTGGAGAAGAGGGATTGCTTCCTCTTGCTTTGGCACTAATGTCTGGCTTGAGTATAGGAGAGTGCATTCCATTACTAATTGGAGAATTCAAGGTATCTTGTCCAGAGGTACTAACATCCAAAGTGACCTTTTCATTCTTTCCAGTCAGTAACATTTCAGAAAGTACTTTGGCAGGTGAAACAAGATCTGGAACAAGAAACTCATTTCTTGGTCTTCCATTTGATGGCCCTGCAAAATCCAATGTTTTTTCAGCATGAACTTTTCCCTTGTATGATAGTTTTACGCAAACAACATTCCAACCTCCAAccttacaaatatataaaagcaTATCAATGTTTGAGGAAGAATACTGACCACTTTCATTTATAGGAGACTCTGGAACAACGCCGCTTTTGATCAAATTAGTTAACCGTGGACTAAGGTCAGTGTCTCCAATATCATCACTGGACTCAGCAGCTAGAAATATTGGTGTTTTGTTTGCCACAAGAGTCTCAACAGCAGTATCTCCTTCATGTGACAGACTTCCCTTCAAAATTGGAGTCTGAACAATCTCCTCAACCCCATCCAGTTTTTTCTCTTGCTGGCCGAGAGAGTTGTGTAATTTGGATATTAGCAGAGTCTCGTCCATTGTGCATCTTGCCTGGCCAGAAGTCCTCAAGTTTGCAACGGCTTTTTCTTCCATACTTTGTCCTTTGTGCTGTCCCTGTGAAGTCCCACTATGACAAGAATCTTGCTTCAAACAATTTAGCAACATACTACTGCTTGCACTTGCACACTTAGAATGTGAAACTTCCTTTGAAGGAATTAAGGGAACAGATAAAATTAAGACATTTCCAAGAGTGTCAACAGATACAAAATCGGACCCAAATAGATAGGAATGCACATGAGGATTGTTGCCTTGGGAACTAGACATGCTATGCTTCTCCTTGGTTTTTGTGTTCCTTATAGGTGATTCTTCAGAATAAGACAATTCTCTTATTGGTTGCGCTTTTGGGGAATCACCAAAAATAATTGAATCTGGAACAGcatgttgaaaattttcatcacacaaatgattaaatttgaaaatctgtAGAACAACATAAATTTTCATCACTTTGACCTAGAAAGATCATTGCAAATAGAAGATAGAACAGATCGACATTGCTAGAGCTGAATTGACAAATTGTAATTTTCAGATCGTATTCTGCACCAGTGAAAGAAAGAAGGAACAAAACCTGAATTGAAGCAATAAAGCAAACAAGTTCAAGACCTAAAAATTAGCTGAGAAGAGTTGACTCTGAACTCAACCTGCAATATTTTCACTTGAGATTATATACAAACACATAGAGATGCCTTCAAATGTACACGCCAGAGTACAGACAATAAGGCAAAACATTATGCACGTTGCCTGTCCAGCAATTTCAGCAAATTCCTAACAGTTAAAAACAACCTTAATCAGCCAATGATAAGGTCAGGATCAAACAATGACTGCCTGGAGGCAACAAGCTCACTGGGAAGACCCACCTTTCAGAAAGGATAGGTGCAAGGTAAGGAAGAGGGCAACATGAAAAGGAAATCAACTTCATGAAATGCTACTATTGTATAGTCTTGACCATAGTTGTTAAATCGTAAAACGTATCATGTATCGTCTTCCTATTTTTTTGTATCatgtatcataagtttttttacatagtgaaaaataaatagaaagaatATGCATATATGTGCATATATATTGGAAGCTTGTGAAGTATAGAGTAATATATAACCAATTTTATGAACGATAGTAGGATTTAAAGAGTCAAACTATATCATGCCATATGAAATACAAgacttttaaaaagtttaatttaacaaaatatgaggTTAATGTATAGGTTCATCAcaaaatccacaaaaataatcttttaaaatttttaattttgatttttagttccaaattctaaCTAGACATATGTACTTTATGAGTAGTTCATATATATGTCTTTATGAGTCATCTCAAAAGTTTCAACTTTTCATGATTGACATcgttcatttttcaaataataataaaaaataaaaaatatattaaataaaagtctTTATTCATcaatcaccatcattttcaatgtcaacatttaatctatttaaataaCAATATTGTGATATTCATTGCAAGAATAAATTTACCTAACTTAGATTATGGCCTTTGATACTATGAATGTAACttttcatataatattattttatattatatctcACTCCCTTTTAtaatcaatttctaatcttttttcatattttaaacaattaatataataattctttcaacaaaataactttttaatttgatttttcttaataattatgaaaaatagttgaaCGTGTATGTATAGTTGTATAGTTGTATAGTTGTATCATGTATCGTATTGTATATCATAAGATACATTTAGGATTGTGatacatattgatttttataaaatgcaTCATATCTTGTATCGTAAGGTTTTAAGAACTATGGTCTTGACAGCATCAATGTTACAAGGACCCTATTGTGACTAGAACATAGAACACATTACCATATGGCTTAAGAGGGGAACATTCCCATGGTATGTCCTAGTTCCTCACGACAAACTATCTAACTAGACTCCTATACTCCAAAAAATACCATGAAAACACTATTTTAACATACAACTGCCATAATATCAAATCTGGAATTCAACCACTacttaaaaggaaaattcatGAGGATACATTATGagctaaaataatttattttcccaaaaagCTAGCTAACTTGGTCAGATCATTTACTCAATgagtttgataaaaaaaaaaatctttatttaaattggGTAATGTTAAAAACCAAATGGTAGATCCTTTTCATCTATTAGAGAAAGCTGGCAGCCAACTGATGCAACCCAACCACAAAAACGATAAACAGGAGAAACAACAAGAAAACGATGACACTGCATTAGCttgaaatttttcttttaggaaatttgataaatgttttAGTGTTCTCTTTTTCATATAACCCAGAGGGTTTCATAGGTTTAGATAGGTTTGTAGAAGAAGATTGGAACAAGATGGTTGAGCTCTACTgtttggaggaaaaaaaaatataatcctTTTCACCCCTTACCATCTTTAAAAagatttagaatattttaagaaaatacaaCCTGCTATTATTTGATTAATATCTAAAGATTGAATCCCAAAAACTCAACAAGAGAACTGGGGAACTCAATCGAGTTATGTTGACTGATTTATCATCATGTTATCCAAGTTCTCATTTCACTTCAACAGCTCCAgaagtcatttaaaaaattagaaattaaaagaacTAGATTGATAGGAATACACATTCTAAAGATGCAAGATAATGTACTAACAATTAATTCATCAGctagggaaataaaataatacaacaaaaaaataataataataataacaacaatgcTCGAGCCAAAATTTGAGGCATGTCGAAGTGTATTAATTGGCAATctggaaaagaaatatattaggagactcgaaaaaaaaaaatagaagtaatCACCATTAAGCATTAACATCTTTTACCATTTATATTTCCCCTGAAAATTAATTGTGCACTATATGTTCATTTGTCTCAAGGAACAAAGACCaccataaaaacaaataaaaggatttctaattaaattttattaccaTGCACAAGTGAGCATGcttgtaaataaattaaagaccttctaaaaacaaataaaagaccTTTGTAACTCTTGTTGCAAATCAAATGCTTCCACACACTTTAAGGgggaaaagggaaagaaagaatCTTCCCTTAGGAAGCTCCATTTGACAGTGTGTGAAAAGAGATCAACATGCCCTATAATGACCAAACCAAATCATGGAAAGTTTCCTGAGatcacaagttttttttttttttttttttgataggtgagATTACAAGTTCTATTGCACAAGCCATTTGAGTCGTTGAAATTTCTGTTACCTTTTCTACTTTCCTCATGCTGTTCAACAGTTTCTACTGCCAAATGCTCATCCATAGAGGCTTCATCTTTTCTGAAAACACAAGGTTTGTTGCACAAGCCATTTGAGTTGTTGAAGGTGATGTTGCCCACTCTACTTTTGTCATACTGTTCAACAGTTTCAACTCCCAGATGCTCATTTGTGGAGACTTCACCCTGGACTCAATGTATAAAAGTCATATTCACAATAGTATAATATAACAGgacaaaaaaatattagcaAAAAAATCTGGAGCAAACCTCAACAAAGAATGTTTTGCTGTTTCCTGAAAATGATAGACCTTGCAAATGTTGCATCATGTCAATCAGAATCTCTGTTCTGAATGAATGTGGTATTTTATGCACTCCAGTGGGAAATGCCTGAAAGGGTGGAAAAGCAATAAGAGATGGTCGCCATGTTATCTTTCCGGTAGTGCCAAAATACTTTGCAAGAACTTCAGTCTCAACATTGGTTAGCTTGTCTGTAGAAATAGGTGCCTGGATAGGATGATcatcttttcctttccttccacgAGGAACAAACTGTTCAATTGATAGCTCAACAAACTGAACTTCAGGTTTGAAAATGTGGGGAATCTATAAATTAAACAACACAGTACACAAAGTTAAGAAGgcaaaaacctaaaaataaaaaataaaatagggacAAAAGGAGTTACAGGGAACCAGGACTGTAAAGCTTACCATTCTTGGACTAGAAtggaaattaaaactattcatCCCCCCATTTCGCATGTGTTTCCTTACAGTCTTGCTGTTTGCTTGCTTTCGCATGTAACCCTTCATTTCTGACCCTTCACAGGCTAAAACTAGTAACACTCGTCAAGGAACAAATAGAATAGGAACAAAAGAatctacaaaaaaaatgttaataatttcaaagccaagaaatataaaaaagaaatagtaaGAAGAAGTTGGTGGTATGCTCGTATCAATGAAACTGACAATCTGCTCCAGACACATAAATGATAAAAGGATATCAACTCGTCCATCATGTTTCCTTCCAGTCCTCCCCATGCGTTGAATCATTCGCAACGGTGAGATATTAGCATCAAAACATATTACAAGATCAACTTCCATGATATCCAGGCCTTCTTCACCAATTGACGTGGCAATAATGACATTGAATCCACCAGCGCGAAATTTCTGTAGGAGAAAAAAGTAAGCCAACAAAGGAGAAGGAcctgaaggaaaaacaaacaGGAGTACAATAATCACCTCCAAAACTGCCTGCTGAACTTTTTGTGACTGACCTTTTGATGCTTTTCCTGTAAAACAACAATATTAACAgaggttttccaaaaaaacgGGCTGACCTAATTCAATTACTGCCCACTGGGAAACAAATTATTTCTAAAGAAACGAAAGGCACTGAAACAGAAATTCCATCAAATCATAAAAATCTTCTTCATTGCAAGGATTTGCCATAATCTTTCAAGAGCACATTTAAAATGGGATTCTTATAACTAGTACTCTataatacacacacacacacacacatacatacatatttggaaaataagaaattcaGTTGAAGAGAGGACAAGAAACCAGAAAAAGACAGCCAAACATTCAAGAACTAAAAAAGGATAGGGGAGCACCTCAAGCCTAGACCAATCTCAATCAAAGAATACATCCCATCATGTAATGGATGCTCTAATAAGCTTGTTGAAAGCAGGGAGACAAGAGAAAACCATGAAAAAGAGAAGTTTTCACCTGATATTCTAGCAAGGAAATTCACAAGAAACCCCACATCAATTTTAAAGTCTTCTCCTTTCAGGTTTCCAAAGGCACCCAACtgcttaaaaaattactttccacacaatcttttcttctttggctgaaaatattgaaaaagcaGCCAGATTTCCCATTTGAGCATAATAACATGAACAATCCTGAACCAAGCACATAATATTTATCCATGCAAAAGTACAATAAGTGAATAGGGGCTAAGCAACACCCTGTTGCATTGCCATTGCCCACTATCTGttgttaaaaacaaaacaatgttAACAACTATGAAAACATGTTCACAGAAattattgttcattttttcatataaaaaatataaaaaaaaattaagaatttgcCAAATTCTCCAAAAGTTGgtgtttggaattttatgtGGCATGAATCACCCCCTCTAGTCCTAAGAATCCAATATTACCAGGGATTTTAAACTAAAAGACATACTTGATGCAAAAAGGAAAGTAAAAGGACAAGAGTATAAACCTGAGCTTTGGCCAATAAACTGGGTAGCTTTAACTGACTCCCCAATCTTTGCTAATGCATCCATTATGTCCCTGAACGTGAACAATTATtgtaagcaaaaaaaaatatttatgcatcaaattaaaggaaaaaatcgTTATGTACACAAGTAACAAAAGAGATCTGAGAGTTAAAATCAGTATAACAATACAATCGAGTTTAAAGAAATCTTCTTCACCTGACACTCCccctaaaatttgaaaaaatgattacTCTTGAATTTTGTGGATTGTTTGCTTCTGCATCCACATATGTAGTCGTCACATTCCccagaatagaaaaaatcatgGTTAAATATAAAACAGCAATAAACTTAAAACTGACTACATTTCCATGTATCAATTATCAGAAGTaaacaaaatttacaaataacaaaaatatcatCTCTATAGAACATTGGAAACAAAGTCCCATGCTGGTGATGATGAAGTCATTATCAGATTAAGACAGTGTGAGGAATGATTAATGCTGCAggaaaattaacttaatttttaagatttgtcCAAATCAGTGATCGTACTGAGTTGAATCatcagaaagaaaataaagtcaTCTAAAGGAAGCTGAAGCATTGCAAAAATGAAGCAATGGTGCCTTAAAGTTGAtggattttatcatgtttgaaaAACGTTCATCATAATAACATAAGCAGAATCTTTTAATAGTTTTGATATGTAGATATTGAGTGAAAAAGCAGTACATATTGCTAGATGAAATTATGGAATTTGAATCTTTTTCAAATACAATACAGAATTGAGTCAAAaaaagaccaattgaagcttaCAACTATGTAGACCTTCATGAAGCTATTAGGTGGCAGTTTAAAGGGAACTGAAAATAAAGAAGTTTTGAAGGTTGTTATTCTTTTACTTgtaatttccatttatttacaACCCTAGTTGGCTGGCACTGTGCACACTTCCTGTATTGTGTGGTTCATCTCCTTCTGGTTTTTCAATATACACTTTAGTTACTAATAAGTTATCTTAcctaattttctaaaaatgtttagaaaacATATTACATTGTTAGAATAAAGCttccaaattcaaattcaaaatctaaCCTCCACAATGCCAGAATAGAGCCACAGCACAAAGCAAAAACTACGTCAAATGcaaatagaaaaatgatgtgAATCCACTTACTGAAATGATCAATCAATATGTCTAACATTTTAGACAATTTTGGATTTGGGGTGCCGTTAGACAAGCTTTGCTGCATTAAGCACTTGGCTTTCCAAAGAACTTCATTTTTACTCATAAGTCTTGCAAAAGGCCTGCAACAAGCTTAAATACTGTCAACAACTATATGTACCAACTTAAAGATTGTGTTTAGAAGTCCTAAAAATTGATACATTGTGCAAGGACTCTAGCAAAAATTATAGTAATGTTGGAAAAGAACAATAatattctgataaaaaaaaaaaagaccaataATATAAATTGATTCCTACAAGCTCATTCACACTTCaggaatataaaatatgaactttTGAATTTGAACAAAAGAATGCATTGTCTGATCTGTTGCAGATGGGTCcaccaaaaaaaattttatgacATATAGAACAGCCACATAGGTTCTCAAACTCCATTGAAAAATTTAACAGCCTGAGATTTCTTTCTCGTCCTGTTTTCCCATTTTATGAGTCAAGTGAGCCCTAAATGGGTGACCAACTGAGTTGGTTGTTTAATGTTAGTGGAAtctggatattaaatttagctAACAAATGATTATGAATTTAGTTAAATTATGTTTGTATGAAACTTAGCACAGATGAGTATCCTGGaagttgaatttgaaatgaTCAATTGCTTAGCTAAAGTGAAAAAGATGATACACAGTGCAGTGAGGGCTGCACAAGGACATACCCTTGTTGCATTTTTTCTTCGAGCATCTCGTGGGCTGGCCTTATTCCATGACTGGAAAGTAACTTACGAATATGGTAAAGTGTAATAAGAGCTCCAAAATAACCTTCTACTTCCCCATACTTCATGTGAGGAAGGGCTAGTGGCGGTGCTTGACGAAATTtatcccttgaattaagcaaaTCACATGGGCTCAACTGTCAAAGGTCAAAGACAAGTTTTAGAATCAAGAAAACTTAGAGATATGATAGTTATATTTGGCATTTAAAAGAGAGAGATCAAATGGCTCTGCacttaaaagatataaaattattttttacatcatAGTGTTGccattttaaattttccttgttgattttttttatcttttttatattgattcATTATACACTACAGTTCTTCTAAAGAGAACTTCTAGTTAGAAGAAAACATGAGGAAACATAAACACATGAAGATACAAAAATCCAAGACTACTTGCCCAAATGGATGTGCAAATATAATAACtattgaaagagagagagagaaaaccttaattctcattcatatattgttaacttcttacaatagagaaatatatatacaaggctaggttgaactaactaccatatatgtgacctatattaagaaaggaaagaaacttGTACACTTTAAATACATTAtactcaacactccccctcaagctggagcatatatgtcatatgcaccaagtttgttacaaatgtatttaatcctaggacctctgagagatttagtgaagatgtctgctagttgatcatttgaattatcAAAACTTGATatgatcttctctctaatgaattgacagtcaacttcaatatgtttggtcctttcatgaaagactggattggatgcaatatgtaatgcggcctgattGTCACAGACTAGCTTTATCtattcatcttttccaaatctcaattcctgaaggagttgcctcaaccatatgagttcacatgttgccaaagccatagctcgatactcagctTCGGGGcttgatctggccactacatcttgtttcttactcttccaggatattaagttacctccaataaaaacacaataccctgaGGTGGAACGCCTATCTGAGGGTGaaccagcccaatctgcatctgtgtaaccaacaatttgggtatggcccctgtcttcatacaacataccttggcctagtgttcctttaatataccgaagaatgcggatcacagcatcccaatggttgtcacatggtgactgtagaaattgactaaccacactcacaggaaaagagatgtctggccgagtgatggtgaggtagttcagtttgcctacaagtcgtcgatatctcctaggatctcttagaggctccccctgtcctggtacaagtttgacatttggatccataggagtgtcaacaggtttacattctaacatacatgtttcttccaagatgtctaaggcatacttcctttgtgacataACCACACCTGAACTGGATTGAACTATTTCAAGTCTCAAAAAGTACTTAGAGtttgcccaagtctttggtttgaaagtggttgaaaaggtgttgttttagtctttggataccctcttggtcactgcctgtaatgacaatgtcatccacataaactaccaaatagatgcactggctcgaagagttatgatgatagaaaactgaatgatcTACTTTACTCTGAAGcattccaaactcttgaacaattGAACTAAAACGCCCAAACCATGCCCGAGGAGACTGTTTCAAGCTATATAGAGAGCGGCGTAAcgtgcacactaaaccagactccccctaaGCAACAAAatcaggtggttgctccatatacacttccttgagaagttcaccatgaaggaaagcattcttaatatccaattgataaagagacCAATGACACATAGCTGCCATGGAGAGAAATAAGCGAACAAAAGCAATCTTGGCAATAGGAGAGAAGGTGTCACCATAGTCACAACCATAAATCTAAGTATAACATTTAGCAACCaggcgggccttaaggcgatcaacctgaccatcaagACCAACTTTAACAGTGTGGACCCAACGACTTCCAACTATAGATTTACCAGgaggtaaagaaacaagatcccatgtgccattggagtgcagagcagccatttcatcaatCATTGCATGTCGCCACCCAGGATGAGAAAATGCCTCACTAGTGCTcttaggaagagaaacagaggataaagtagagacaaaggcagaataggatgaagataatcgatggtagctcaaaaaattatcaataggatgaggattacaagtagatcgattacctttccgaagagaAATAGGTAAATGGTCAGTAGATGACAGGGCCGGGGTAGGAGAAATCGGTGGGACAGGAGGTGAGTCATTAAGTACCTCAACtgaagagagaggaggagcaACAGCACGATGTCGACGAAGATAAACCTGAAGAGGACAAGAGAGCGCATCTGAAGGGGGGGATATATAGGGAAATGGCAATACTTCAAAAATGGGAAGAGATtcagaggatgagaagaatggagagtcctcaaagaaggtgacatcaacGAAGAGAAAATAACGATGAGTGTcaggggaataacaacgatagccCTTCTGAAGTcgagagtatcccaagaagatgcatttcgtAGCCTTGGCGgagagcttgtcctgtccaggtgtgagagtatgaac is drawn from Vitis riparia cultivar Riparia Gloire de Montpellier isolate 1030 chromosome 18, EGFV_Vit.rip_1.0, whole genome shotgun sequence and contains these coding sequences:
- the LOC117907000 gene encoding DEAD-box ATP-dependent RNA helicase FANCM isoform X1, which produces MASTTPHLITVDDDDEFDWEAAFREIDVACQTTKPSISCSDNNKPKLSKQSTLDRFISPAGAVPPLENGDTLDRDKSNLVGDEGLCCIDVDAEAAKTWIYPVNVPMRKYQLSITKTALFSNTLVALPTGLGKTLIAAVVMYNYFRWFPEGKIVFAAPSRPLVMQQIEACHNIVGIPQEWTIDMTGQTSPTRRAGLWKAKRVFFVTPQVLEKDIQSGICLVKYLVCLVIDEAHRALGNYSYCTAVRELMAAPVQLRILALTATPGSKQQSIQNIIDNLHISTLEYRNESDHDVSPYVHNRNVELIEVAMGQDAIEINNVLLEVIRPFVIRLCAVGVLQNRDLQTLSPCDLLNSRDKFRQAPPLALPHMKYGEVEGYFGALITLYHIRKLLSSHGIRPAHEMLEEKMQQGPFARLMSKNEVLWKAKCLMQQSLSNGTPNPKLSKMLDILIDHFKANNPQNSRVIIFSNFRGSVRDIMDALAKIGESVKATQFIGQSSGKASKGQSQKVQQAVLEKFRAGGFNVIIATSIGEEGLDIMEVDLVICFDANISPLRMIQRMGRTGRKHDGRVVVLACEGSEMKGYMRKQANSKTVRKHMRNGGMNSFNFHSSPRMIPHIFKPEVQFVELSIEQFVPRGRKGKDDHPIQAPISTDKLTNVETEVLAKYFGTTGKITWRPSLIAFPPFQAFPTGVHKIPHSFRTEILIDMMQHLQGLSFSGNSKTFFVEGEVSTNEHLGVETVEQYDKSRVGNITFNNSNGLCNKPCVFRKDEASMDEHLAVETVEQHEESRKDSIIFGDSPKAQPIRELSYSEESPIRNTKTKEKHSMSSSQGNNPHVHSYLFGSDFVSVDTLGNVLILSVPLIPSKEVSHSKCASASSSMLLNCLKQDSCHSGTSQGQHKGQSMEEKAVANLRTSGQARCTMDETLLISKLHNSLGQQEKKLDGVEEIVQTPILKGSLSHEGDTAVETLVANKTPIFLAAESSDDIGDTDLSPRLTNLIKSGVVPESPINESGPSNGRPRNEFLVPDLVSPAKVLSEMLLTGKNEKVTLDVSTSGQDTLNSPISNGMHSPILKPDISAKARGSNPSSPIVEEVKTPLANLTNNSCSKDWHLSSGDKSASVKQERKFKRLRKYGDTGQRRNMKSMKENSIDPSGNLAETSSIIPIRNKHNRGKQKPVDNVRAFIEEEAEVSSEAEVSDDEEDDQNNNSYDDSFIDDRIDPTATSTQAEDSRSDMMAIYRRSLLSQSPVVRQPNFSADFSPCTLAPMTRITETGSSLSKTTYSLNQSSERNTVSIQINPEIISSEAIPWTSVSPRENERELESRKRKLGIYQGGSVPVINLERQFQLEAASKESSLQHQAEKIETIGDVFYDDQFYEGLDLDAVEAQATMLLRHKSELFTQKQDPQSLDLFGSPTFDLGI